Proteins encoded in a region of the Mycolicibacterium duvalii genome:
- a CDS encoding Ig-like domain-containing protein — MSVHRRQNVRRKGGRILMGYAQYVGRVGALAVSLGIGAAVATGHGIGLGIAAADETGKRPSIDARSNPPAPSRDAPMPSTDRGDLESDESDVDLVEADSPSEDTSVDAPMTVDEDPVDEIDSQAPAPEPAPRRAARAHATVSTPARQDDSRYANPDASATERVHTPLFSAQNADDVGTTGDRRSAPSTATTEHELVSATIPAAPAPLKRQPVGPVEATLGAPGAIFNIAATAVSMLLAPFIAPAPTAPARPPLTLFALLGWVRREIQRTFFNRTPNAVVDEVTTSEGLATTIPVLANDIDADGDVLTVTRLTQPEHGTVVLNADGTITYTPDGDFFGTDSFTYRVSDAGSPWHIHGLSGFFAGGGHAHTGQVNVTVTAVNDAPVAVDDAVTTAEDTAVSGHLLDNDNDVDTPAAARSAALATGPTNGTVVVGPTGTYTYTPNAHFHGTDEFTYTLSDGDLTDIGKVAITVTPVNDAPVAAADTVSIAEDTHANHIDVLANDTDHDTDDTHTVHAVTDGANGTVVNNGTSVLYTPNPDFRGTDSFTYTTIDSAGATSTATVTVNVSNVNDTPTAVPDAFTTAEDTPVTLDVLDNDTDPDEDGLGRELVTAPGHGTLTEINDGPDAGAWIYTPAPDFHGTDSFTYRAVDGTEHSNTVTVTITVTAVNDAPVAYADTYATAQNTPLIVAVAGGVLANDSDPDASDPDDTPLTAIVVDHPDHGTLVLNPDGSFTYTPVTNYHGTDTFTYTVFDSDLAGNTATVTVTVDAVASPITANDDVYTGLPGDNIDVSPTANDTTELTSPLGRVTIVAGPANGRLFETLGRWTYSSLDDFVGTDTFTYVVADSSDPTVVSNTATVTINVVRPIVANDDAYTAVSGAAVALTPAVTANDTTVLDRPFGPITILTGPKNGQLFDDNGVLTYRSWDGFLGTDSFTYTVPDMFNSDVVSNVATVVITVVPYNPLTAVDDAYAILGRATVLTPTANDTSDLSRPLGAITIVDGPSNGTLTQTGGTLTYTPTAGYVGADSFTYTVGDSVDSTLESNTATVTLTVIAYNPILATDDAFTIPFDTPTALTPGLTVNDTSDLGNPLGAITITDGPANGTLTNVGGTFTYTPNAGYSGTDTFTYTVADSVDPAKVSVPATVTLTVSPYSPILARNDVYTVLSGNFATRLLPAITANDTNTISERLGAISIVTAPTHGTIIERDGVLTYSPFDDYTGIDSFTYTVADSGYPNIVSNPATVTLIVVDSLPVFANDDNLRVFTNEPLTLTPTITRNDGTAAGNEVGAISVLSQPVNGTLTETNGTLIYTPNTNFNGVDSFVYTVADSADPTVVSLPAQVTLTVSDPIAATNDFYWVSANVTTTLSPAATANDVTYTGNALGAPVFSAQPLGGTVTVVGNTWVFTPRAGFTGLTTLGYTVADSVNPGWKDSAIVFITVSAD, encoded by the coding sequence ATGAGCGTTCACCGGCGGCAGAACGTCCGCCGCAAGGGCGGACGGATTCTCATGGGGTATGCCCAGTACGTAGGTCGCGTTGGCGCGTTAGCGGTGTCGCTCGGAATCGGGGCGGCGGTCGCCACCGGCCATGGCATCGGACTCGGCATCGCCGCCGCGGACGAGACCGGGAAGCGTCCCTCGATCGATGCCCGGTCGAACCCGCCGGCCCCGTCCCGGGACGCGCCGATGCCCTCCACCGACCGCGGGGATCTCGAGTCCGACGAGTCGGACGTCGACCTCGTCGAAGCGGACTCCCCGTCCGAGGACACCAGTGTCGACGCGCCGATGACCGTCGACGAGGACCCCGTCGACGAAATCGACAGTCAAGCACCGGCACCCGAACCGGCTCCGCGACGCGCGGCCCGAGCACACGCCACGGTGTCGACGCCTGCGCGGCAAGATGATTCGCGCTACGCCAACCCCGACGCGTCCGCCACCGAACGCGTGCACACACCGCTGTTCTCCGCGCAGAACGCGGACGATGTCGGAACAACGGGTGATCGGCGGTCGGCCCCCAGCACTGCCACCACAGAGCACGAGCTTGTTTCAGCGACGATTCCGGCCGCGCCTGCGCCACTGAAGCGTCAGCCCGTCGGACCGGTGGAGGCGACCCTGGGGGCGCCCGGAGCGATCTTCAACATCGCGGCCACGGCTGTCAGCATGCTGCTGGCGCCGTTCATCGCACCGGCGCCGACCGCCCCGGCGCGGCCCCCGTTGACCCTGTTCGCCCTGCTGGGTTGGGTCAGACGCGAGATCCAGCGAACCTTCTTCAACCGCACCCCCAACGCGGTGGTCGACGAGGTCACCACCTCCGAAGGCCTCGCCACCACGATTCCGGTGCTGGCCAACGACATCGACGCCGACGGCGACGTCCTGACCGTGACGAGACTGACCCAGCCCGAGCACGGGACGGTGGTGCTCAACGCCGACGGCACCATCACCTACACGCCCGACGGTGATTTCTTCGGCACCGACTCCTTCACCTATCGCGTCTCCGATGCGGGCAGCCCGTGGCACATCCACGGCCTATCCGGCTTCTTCGCGGGCGGCGGGCACGCCCACACCGGTCAGGTGAACGTCACCGTCACCGCCGTCAACGACGCCCCGGTGGCCGTCGATGACGCCGTCACCACTGCCGAGGACACCGCCGTCTCAGGCCATCTCCTGGACAACGACAACGACGTCGACACTCCGGCCGCCGCGCGGTCTGCTGCCCTGGCCACCGGGCCGACCAATGGCACCGTCGTGGTCGGCCCCACCGGGACCTACACCTACACCCCGAACGCCCACTTCCACGGCACAGACGAATTCACCTACACCCTCTCCGACGGTGACCTCACCGACATCGGGAAGGTGGCGATCACCGTCACGCCGGTCAACGATGCGCCCGTTGCCGCTGCGGACACCGTCAGCATCGCCGAGGACACCCACGCCAACCACATCGACGTGCTGGCCAACGACACCGACCACGACACCGATGACACCCACACCGTGCACGCCGTCACCGACGGGGCCAACGGCACCGTGGTCAACAACGGCACCTCGGTGCTCTACACCCCGAACCCTGACTTCCGCGGCACCGACAGCTTCACCTACACGACCATCGACAGCGCCGGCGCCACCTCGACCGCCACGGTGACCGTCAACGTGAGCAATGTCAACGACACCCCGACCGCCGTCCCCGACGCGTTCACCACCGCCGAAGACACCCCGGTGACCCTCGATGTCCTGGACAACGACACCGACCCCGACGAGGACGGGCTGGGGCGCGAACTGGTCACCGCGCCCGGCCATGGCACGCTCACCGAGATCAACGACGGACCGGACGCCGGTGCATGGATCTACACGCCGGCCCCCGACTTCCACGGCACCGACTCCTTCACCTACCGCGCCGTCGACGGCACCGAACACAGCAACACCGTCACGGTCACCATCACCGTCACGGCCGTCAACGACGCGCCGGTCGCCTACGCCGACACGTATGCGACCGCACAGAACACCCCGTTGATCGTGGCCGTCGCCGGGGGCGTCCTGGCCAACGACAGCGACCCGGACGCCAGCGACCCGGACGACACCCCCTTGACGGCCATCGTCGTCGACCACCCCGACCACGGCACCCTGGTCCTGAATCCCGACGGCTCCTTCACCTACACCCCGGTCACCAACTATCACGGCACCGACACCTTCACCTACACCGTCTTCGACAGCGACCTGGCCGGCAACACCGCCACCGTCACCGTGACAGTCGACGCGGTCGCGAGTCCGATCACCGCGAACGACGATGTCTACACCGGCCTTCCGGGCGACAACATCGACGTGTCCCCGACCGCCAACGACACCACCGAACTGACCAGCCCGCTGGGCCGCGTCACCATCGTCGCCGGGCCGGCGAACGGCCGCCTGTTCGAGACGCTCGGCAGGTGGACCTACAGCTCGCTGGACGACTTCGTGGGAACCGACACGTTCACCTACGTGGTCGCGGACAGCTCGGACCCCACGGTGGTGTCCAACACCGCGACGGTCACCATCAACGTCGTGCGCCCGATCGTCGCCAACGACGACGCGTACACCGCGGTCAGCGGCGCGGCGGTCGCGCTCACCCCGGCCGTGACCGCCAACGACACCACGGTCCTCGACCGGCCCTTCGGCCCGATCACCATCCTGACCGGGCCGAAAAACGGTCAACTGTTCGACGACAACGGCGTGCTCACCTACCGGTCCTGGGACGGCTTCCTGGGAACCGACAGCTTCACCTACACGGTCCCCGACATGTTCAACTCCGACGTCGTCTCCAATGTCGCGACCGTCGTCATCACCGTCGTCCCGTACAACCCGCTCACGGCCGTCGACGACGCGTACGCCATCCTCGGCAGAGCGACCGTGCTCACCCCGACCGCCAACGACACCAGCGACCTGTCCCGGCCGCTGGGCGCGATCACCATCGTCGACGGTCCGAGCAACGGCACGCTGACCCAGACCGGCGGCACCCTGACCTACACACCCACCGCCGGCTATGTGGGGGCCGACAGCTTCACCTATACGGTGGGCGACAGCGTGGACTCCACCCTGGAGTCCAACACCGCGACCGTGACGCTCACCGTCATCGCGTACAACCCGATCCTCGCCACCGACGATGCGTTCACGATCCCCTTCGACACCCCCACCGCGCTCACACCCGGGCTCACCGTCAACGACACCTCGGATCTGGGAAATCCGTTGGGCGCCATCACGATCACCGACGGACCTGCGAACGGAACGCTCACCAACGTCGGCGGCACATTCACCTACACGCCCAACGCCGGCTACAGCGGAACCGACACCTTCACCTACACCGTGGCCGACAGCGTCGACCCCGCAAAGGTGTCCGTGCCGGCCACCGTGACCCTCACCGTCTCCCCGTACAGCCCGATCCTCGCGCGCAACGACGTCTACACGGTGCTGTCCGGCAACTTCGCGACCCGCCTGTTGCCCGCGATCACCGCCAACGACACCAACACGATCAGCGAGCGACTGGGCGCCATCAGCATCGTCACCGCCCCGACCCACGGCACGATCATCGAGCGCGACGGAGTCCTGACCTACAGCCCGTTCGACGACTACACCGGGATCGACTCGTTCACCTACACCGTCGCCGACAGCGGATACCCGAACATCGTGTCCAACCCGGCGACCGTGACGCTGATCGTCGTCGACTCCCTACCCGTCTTCGCCAACGATGACAACCTCCGGGTATTCACCAACGAACCGTTGACCCTGACGCCGACGATCACCAGAAACGACGGGACCGCCGCCGGCAACGAAGTCGGGGCGATCAGCGTGCTCAGCCAACCGGTCAACGGCACGCTCACCGAGACCAACGGGACGCTGATCTACACGCCCAACACAAATTTCAACGGAGTGGACAGCTTCGTCTACACGGTCGCCGACAGCGCAGACCCGACGGTGGTGTCCCTCCCCGCGCAGGTCACCCTCACCGTCAGCGACCCGATCGCCGCCACCAACGACTTCTACTGGGTCTCCGCGAACGTCACCACCACGCTGAGCCCGGCGGCCACTGCCAACGACGTGACCTACACCGGTAACGCACTGGGCGCGCCGGTGTTCTCGGCCCAACCCCTCGGCGGCACGGTCACCGTCGTCGGCAACACGTGGGTCTTCACTCCGAGAGCCGGCTTCACCGGACTCACCACCCTCGGCTACACCGTGGCCGACAGCGTCAACCCCGGATGGAAAGACAGCGCCATCGTCTTCATCACCGTCTCCGCGGACTGA
- a CDS encoding beta-propeller fold lactonase family protein — translation MDSTVGPAADSPTFQVTGGPADGTVTIAPDATFTYSSSTVAPDTAPTDLPDNFTVTVSDPRGDATTVQVSVAPDPAAGAGTSLVLTGSDGAADEVHVALSPTDSDEAGRLVVHSSTYPADAASELTVESIAVGRNPQQVAAHPVLPLVYVANQVDKTVTVVDRTTGSVVATIPVGGSATAVAVTPDGTRAYVTLKSFLGKVAVIDTATNTVVTTVRVGSHPTGLAVSPDGARLYVANKNGHSVSVIDTATNKAVDANPSLFATRIRVGAYPSALALSADGTRLYVANTGSNSVSVVNTTTYRTVDANPSFFSTRVRVGSSPSALAVAPDGCQVYVANTAGDTVSVIDVDAAAGTYRVVDTDPNAAGTQSIFVGCSPTSVAVSPDGSRVYAALSSDMVAVIDTASHRVSLTQIDTAPESGAHTLALGPDGQVYVIDAVDQTLRSMPAVDGVVTMGRSALVLPDTDGFTVEATWYFPNRADGPVGLIYLQHGAWRSDIYVSALAQHLADRTNSIVVTPTFASEVLARYNVAGTRVAEAVTALFAGDRAELAASAAAAAGRAVPLPQQFVLAGHSAGGKLVAVAAGYLTDAGAAGDLKGVVMFDPFSDGDATAGLAKLTGAHAVPVAMISAAPCAWNDWGDNTVEIIDAAPDSFVAIRLDGGSHIDAEGASSDALGMVGCGVSLPQNAAALQTITAGWITDFFAGSHDGIYGPQGTPVAVSGATGTVIAAKG, via the coding sequence GTGGACAGCACGGTCGGCCCGGCCGCCGACAGCCCGACCTTCCAGGTCACCGGCGGCCCCGCCGACGGCACCGTCACCATCGCCCCCGACGCCACCTTCACCTACTCCTCAAGCACGGTGGCTCCGGACACCGCGCCCACCGACCTGCCGGACAACTTCACCGTCACCGTCAGCGACCCCCGCGGCGACGCCACCACCGTGCAGGTCAGCGTCGCCCCGGACCCGGCCGCCGGCGCGGGCACCAGCCTGGTGCTCACCGGTTCGGACGGCGCCGCCGACGAGGTCCATGTCGCGCTCAGCCCCACCGACTCCGACGAGGCGGGCCGGCTGGTCGTGCACAGCTCCACCTACCCCGCCGACGCGGCGAGCGAGTTGACGGTCGAGTCCATCGCGGTGGGCCGCAATCCGCAGCAGGTGGCGGCCCACCCGGTCCTTCCGCTGGTCTACGTGGCCAACCAGGTCGACAAGACCGTGACGGTCGTCGACCGCACCACCGGCAGCGTGGTGGCCACGATCCCGGTCGGCGGCTCGGCGACCGCTGTCGCCGTCACCCCCGACGGCACCCGCGCCTATGTCACCCTCAAGAGCTTTCTCGGCAAGGTCGCGGTCATCGACACCGCCACCAATACCGTGGTGACCACGGTCCGGGTGGGCTCCCATCCGACCGGGCTGGCCGTGAGCCCCGACGGCGCCCGACTGTATGTGGCCAACAAGAACGGCCACAGCGTGTCGGTCATCGACACCGCCACCAACAAGGCAGTCGACGCCAATCCGAGTCTGTTCGCCACCCGGATCAGGGTCGGGGCCTACCCCAGCGCGTTGGCCCTCAGCGCCGACGGCACCCGGCTGTATGTGGCCAACACCGGCAGCAATTCGGTGTCGGTCGTCAACACCACCACCTACCGAACGGTCGACGCCAACCCCAGCTTCTTCTCCACCAGGGTCCGGGTGGGTTCCTCGCCCAGCGCGCTGGCGGTGGCGCCCGACGGCTGCCAGGTGTACGTGGCCAACACCGCCGGCGACACCGTGTCGGTGATCGACGTCGACGCCGCCGCCGGCACCTACCGCGTGGTCGACACCGACCCCAATGCCGCGGGGACCCAGTCGATCTTCGTGGGCTGCTCGCCGACGTCGGTGGCCGTCAGCCCCGACGGCAGCCGGGTGTATGCGGCCTTGAGCAGCGACATGGTGGCGGTGATCGACACCGCCAGCCACCGTGTGAGCCTCACCCAGATCGACACCGCGCCCGAATCGGGCGCGCACACACTGGCGTTGGGCCCGGACGGGCAGGTCTATGTGATCGATGCGGTGGACCAGACCCTGCGGTCGATGCCGGCGGTCGACGGCGTGGTCACAATGGGACGCTCCGCCCTGGTCCTGCCGGACACCGATGGATTCACCGTGGAGGCAACGTGGTACTTCCCTAACCGCGCCGACGGGCCGGTCGGGCTGATCTATCTGCAGCACGGCGCCTGGCGCAGCGACATCTACGTGTCGGCGCTGGCTCAGCACCTAGCTGATCGGACCAACAGCATCGTGGTCACCCCGACCTTCGCGTCGGAAGTCCTTGCCCGCTACAACGTCGCGGGGACCCGGGTCGCCGAAGCCGTCACGGCGCTGTTCGCCGGGGACCGCGCCGAACTGGCGGCCAGTGCCGCCGCCGCGGCCGGGCGTGCCGTGCCGCTGCCGCAGCAGTTCGTGCTCGCCGGCCATTCCGCCGGCGGCAAACTCGTCGCCGTGGCCGCCGGTTACCTGACCGATGCCGGCGCGGCGGGTGACCTCAAGGGCGTCGTCATGTTCGACCCGTTCAGCGATGGTGACGCCACCGCGGGCTTGGCCAAGCTGACCGGCGCCCACGCCGTCCCGGTCGCGATGATCTCCGCGGCACCCTGCGCGTGGAACGACTGGGGCGACAACACCGTCGAGATCATCGACGCCGCACCGGATTCGTTCGTCGCCATCCGGCTCGACGGTGGCAGCCACATCGACGCCGAGGGCGCCAGCTCCGACGCGCTGGGCATGGTCGGCTGCGGGGTATCGCTGCCGCAGAACGCCGCTGCGCTGCAAACCATCACCGCGGGATGGATCACCGATTTCTTCGCCGGCTCACACGACGGGATCTACGGTCCGCAGGGGACGCCGGTCGCCGTCAGCGGCGCCACCGGCACGGTGATCGCCGCCAAGGGGTAG